A window of the Coprobacter fastidiosus genome harbors these coding sequences:
- a CDS encoding GH92 family glycosyl hydrolase yields the protein MKRKIGIAGLLILLTTVSLQAREFVDYVNPLMGTESTFEFSHGNTYPAVAVPWGVNFWTPQTGENRSGWIYAYTDEEIRGFRQTHQPSPWINDYGTFSVMPISGDLKVSYKDRGARFSHKNEIARPDYYKVQFDNGTVTELSASRTGAVLDIAFTPGKEQYFIVDAYHGGCRLAIDKQNRRVTGYTKNNCGGVPSNFANYFVLEFSHPIKDQGIQINDDLFPGKLVGEHDRVCAYLQFDVPEGEKLTVRVASSFIGEEQAWLNFDREVKNKTVADLKIESAKLWNSMMGRIVAEGGNEEQMKTFYSCLYRVLLFPREFYEFDKSGKPVYYSPYDGKIHAGYMYTDNGFWDTFRAVHPLFTLVYPEVSERIMQALVNSYEESGFLPEWASPGHRGCMIGNNSLSLITDAWMKGIRSFDAKKALEAMVHQTQAQGREASVGRNGFEEYDKLGYVPYPDYVEATAKTLEYAYSDWCLSRFAASIGNVSIAEAYEKKSQNYKNLFDPSCGFMRAKNKDGEWIEPFRAIEWGGPFTEGSSWHYTWSVMHDIQGLAQLMGGHEQMGAKLDSMFNAPADYNVGTYGFVIHEIAEMVALDMGQYAHGNQPVQHAIYLYNYIGQPWKAQYHVREVLNRLYNSGPKGYCGDEDNGQTSAWYVCSAMGFYPVCPGQPEYVLGAPLFQKVTLNLPNNKAFVIDARNNNDKNLYIDSAKLNGKKFTRNYLTHDEISSGGELSLKMNAKPNMKRGVRPEDFPYSYSVYKP from the coding sequence ATGAAGAGAAAAATAGGAATAGCCGGATTATTAATATTATTAACAACGGTTTCTTTACAAGCACGGGAGTTTGTAGATTATGTCAATCCGTTGATGGGAACCGAGTCGACTTTTGAATTCTCACATGGAAATACCTATCCGGCAGTAGCAGTGCCTTGGGGGGTAAATTTTTGGACTCCGCAAACCGGAGAAAATCGTAGTGGTTGGATATATGCTTATACCGATGAGGAGATCAGAGGATTCCGTCAGACACACCAGCCCAGCCCATGGATAAATGATTACGGAACATTTTCGGTAATGCCTATTTCAGGAGACTTAAAAGTTTCTTATAAAGATAGGGGAGCCCGCTTCTCTCATAAAAACGAGATCGCCCGTCCCGATTATTATAAAGTCCAATTTGATAACGGAACTGTGACCGAACTGTCAGCTTCCCGTACCGGAGCTGTTTTGGATATAGCGTTTACTCCGGGAAAAGAGCAATATTTTATTGTAGATGCTTATCATGGAGGTTGCCGTTTGGCTATCGACAAGCAAAATCGTAGGGTAACGGGTTATACTAAAAATAATTGTGGAGGTGTTCCTTCTAATTTTGCCAATTATTTCGTGTTGGAGTTCAGCCATCCTATAAAGGATCAGGGGATACAAATTAATGATGACTTATTTCCGGGAAAGCTTGTCGGTGAGCATGACCGGGTTTGTGCTTATCTTCAGTTCGATGTCCCTGAAGGTGAAAAGCTGACTGTCCGAGTGGCTTCTTCGTTTATAGGAGAAGAACAAGCGTGGCTGAATTTTGACAGGGAGGTGAAAAATAAAACGGTCGCTGATTTAAAGATCGAATCTGCAAAACTGTGGAACAGTATGATGGGGCGTATCGTAGCCGAAGGGGGTAATGAGGAACAGATGAAAACTTTTTATTCTTGCTTGTATAGGGTTCTTTTATTTCCCCGGGAATTTTATGAATTCGATAAGTCTGGAAAACCGGTATATTATAGTCCCTATGATGGAAAAATTCATGCCGGATATATGTACACGGATAATGGTTTCTGGGATACATTCCGTGCTGTGCATCCTTTGTTTACGTTAGTCTATCCGGAAGTTTCGGAGCGTATTATGCAGGCTTTAGTCAACAGTTATGAAGAAAGCGGATTTTTGCCGGAATGGGCGAGTCCGGGACATCGGGGCTGTATGATCGGAAATAATTCTCTATCGCTTATCACGGATGCGTGGATGAAGGGAATACGCAGTTTCGATGCAAAAAAGGCTTTAGAGGCTATGGTGCACCAGACTCAGGCACAAGGTCGGGAGGCTTCTGTCGGACGAAATGGATTTGAAGAGTATGACAAGCTCGGGTATGTACCGTATCCCGATTATGTCGAAGCTACTGCCAAGACATTGGAATATGCCTATAGCGACTGGTGTTTGAGCCGTTTTGCCGCGTCTATAGGAAATGTATCGATAGCCGAAGCGTATGAGAAAAAGTCTCAGAATTATAAGAATTTGTTTGATCCTTCATGCGGTTTTATGCGTGCGAAAAATAAAGACGGGGAATGGATCGAGCCTTTTCGAGCTATAGAGTGGGGAGGTCCTTTTACCGAAGGTTCGTCATGGCATTATACGTGGAGTGTTATGCATGATATTCAGGGGCTTGCTCAATTGATGGGCGGTCATGAACAGATGGGAGCGAAGCTGGATTCGATGTTTAATGCTCCTGCAGATTATAATGTGGGAACGTATGGTTTTGTAATTCACGAGATAGCCGAAATGGTTGCATTGGATATGGGGCAGTATGCTCATGGTAACCAGCCGGTACAGCATGCCATTTACTTATATAATTATATCGGTCAGCCGTGGAAAGCTCAATACCATGTACGGGAAGTATTGAACCGATTATATAATTCAGGCCCGAAAGGTTATTGCGGAGATGAAGATAACGGCCAGACTTCAGCATGGTATGTTTGCAGTGCGATGGGCTTTTATCCGGTATGTCCGGGGCAACCCGAATATGTTTTAGGAGCTCCTCTTTTTCAAAAGGTAACGTTGAATTTGCCGAATAACAAAGCGTTTGTGATCGATGCTCGTAATAATAACGATAAGAATTTATATATCGATTCTGCAAAATTGAACGGTAAAAAGTTTACTCGGAACTATTTAACGCATGACGAAATCTCTTCAGGTGGAGAATTGTCCTTGAAGATGAATGCTAAACCGAATATGAAGCGAGGGGTTCGACCGGAAGATTTTCCTTATTCTTATTCGGTATATAAACCGTAA